One window from the genome of Bremerella alba encodes:
- a CDS encoding vWA domain-containing protein gives MHRPAPTADWSSPILSEGQAAQADQPNREASVGWLRFETIQNSASFMVSLIVHFSLVMVMAMYTIIELPTQQIELVVVEPDVEDRERPLEIELDESEKIAKEMTLANLTTPEQGMAGLVEASLTAPQLEMPPTEIANAPLVALQAEALLTKDVDSLIEDMPIGTVGSVQAVVGDYQEAMDQISQELVWMLSKDNVLVIWLFDQSESMQDDQAKIRQRIHRIYGEVGLSEHARGDALTTGVASFGQGFQLHTKVPTADAEEVDQAIASVPVDPSGEEMFSSAVAEVLTLHRRYAKIADRKVALIVVTDESGNTKDNEGRLEKAISIARATDTRVFILGREAVFGYPFAHVRWMHPEEGTIHLLPVDRGPEAALVEQLQTDGFGKRTDALTSGFGPFEQVRMAKETGGIFFMLPGEEANINNAIDRRYKPKTMDMYRPNLSSRMEQMGEVKNDPLKTLVTKIIYDLNPYQESVADVIEIQQVFSNDLKQFRQEVRQQQAKMITYITYLDRAIEAAEKNRSLRDESTSLRWNANYDLLYGQLLAYRARAFEYGAYLTNFAENPPTPPQMPGYMEFRGWRLATADELSAPDKTEADISLSRDVLQFVMQEHEATPWATRASWEIKRGFGVKLEPIFFDTRRVNRPRPAAPGGPPRMPVQIPKL, from the coding sequence ATGCATCGACCTGCCCCCACCGCCGACTGGTCTTCGCCAATCCTTTCTGAGGGGCAGGCTGCGCAAGCGGATCAGCCCAATCGCGAAGCTTCCGTTGGGTGGCTTCGTTTTGAAACGATCCAAAACTCGGCATCGTTTATGGTCTCGCTGATCGTCCATTTCTCGCTGGTCATGGTGATGGCCATGTACACGATCATTGAGTTGCCCACGCAGCAGATCGAATTGGTGGTGGTCGAACCGGATGTCGAAGACCGCGAGCGTCCCTTAGAGATCGAACTCGACGAGTCTGAAAAGATCGCCAAAGAAATGACGCTCGCGAATCTGACCACGCCTGAGCAGGGCATGGCCGGATTGGTCGAAGCATCGCTCACCGCGCCGCAATTGGAAATGCCTCCGACTGAAATCGCCAACGCACCCTTGGTGGCGCTGCAGGCCGAAGCGCTGCTTACCAAGGATGTGGATTCGCTGATCGAAGACATGCCGATCGGAACGGTCGGTTCGGTTCAAGCGGTCGTCGGAGACTACCAGGAAGCGATGGACCAGATCTCGCAAGAATTAGTCTGGATGCTTTCCAAGGATAATGTCCTGGTCATCTGGCTGTTCGATCAGTCGGAAAGCATGCAGGACGACCAAGCCAAAATTCGGCAGCGAATCCACCGCATTTACGGAGAAGTCGGACTCAGCGAGCATGCCCGAGGAGACGCACTGACGACCGGCGTGGCCAGCTTCGGGCAAGGCTTTCAACTGCATACCAAAGTGCCCACCGCCGATGCTGAAGAAGTCGATCAGGCGATTGCCTCGGTGCCAGTCGATCCTTCCGGCGAAGAGATGTTCAGCTCGGCCGTGGCAGAAGTGCTGACGCTGCACCGTCGTTACGCCAAGATCGCCGATCGTAAGGTGGCGCTGATTGTCGTGACCGACGAAAGTGGTAACACCAAAGACAATGAAGGGCGGCTCGAGAAAGCGATCTCGATTGCTCGGGCAACCGATACGCGGGTATTCATCCTGGGACGGGAAGCGGTCTTTGGTTATCCCTTCGCCCATGTGCGGTGGATGCATCCCGAAGAAGGAACCATCCATTTGCTGCCGGTCGATCGCGGACCCGAGGCCGCCCTGGTGGAGCAACTGCAGACCGATGGCTTTGGTAAGCGCACCGATGCGTTGACCAGTGGCTTCGGGCCCTTCGAACAAGTCCGCATGGCTAAAGAAACCGGCGGCATCTTCTTCATGCTTCCCGGCGAAGAGGCGAACATCAACAACGCGATCGATCGCCGGTATAAACCCAAAACGATGGACATGTATCGGCCGAACCTGAGCTCTCGGATGGAGCAAATGGGGGAAGTCAAAAATGACCCACTCAAGACACTTGTCACCAAGATCATTTACGACCTGAATCCTTATCAGGAAAGTGTCGCCGACGTGATCGAGATCCAGCAGGTCTTCAGCAACGACCTGAAACAATTTCGCCAAGAGGTACGTCAGCAGCAAGCCAAGATGATTACGTATATCACGTACCTGGACCGAGCGATCGAAGCGGCTGAGAAGAACCGCAGCCTAAGAGACGAGTCGACCTCGCTACGTTGGAATGCCAACTACGATCTGCTGTATGGTCAGCTGCTTGCCTATCGGGCTCGAGCATTCGAGTACGGCGCGTACCTGACGAACTTTGCCGAGAACCCACCGACGCCTCCGCAAATGCCTGGGTATATGGAATTTCGTGGTTGGCGATTGGCCACGGCCGACGAGCTATCGGCCCCTGACAAGACCGAAGCCGACATCTCGCTTTCGCGTGACGTGCTGCAGTTTGTCATGCAAGAGCACGAAGCCACGCCGTGGGCGACGCGGGCCAGTTGGGAGATCAAGCGTGGTTTTGGCGTCAAGCTCGAGCCGATCTTCTTCGATACCCGCCGAGTCAATCGTCCTCGACCGGCCGCGCCCGGCGGACCACCTCGCATGCCGGTACAGATTCCGAAGCTCTAG
- a CDS encoding leucine-rich repeat domain-containing protein, which produces MSRFWILGIVLLALPFCVGCPTSTPTDSPESKAAAPEPDDPEAVAALEKLGGKLTKDGNGNVIRADFSAVVPEDVSEFEPISKLKQLQLIKFYGAEITDQVTTYMKDLTELRDVDFTNGVITDAGVENLTNSKNLSAFGLRRTNISNKSLEIIANNFPKARYLDFRYCNVDDEGMKSVGQMKNMEVLRTEGAFISDEGMAHLADLTKMRFLNLRDKKITDKGIAYLSGMKNLETLELNEVACSNEGLSHIQECVKLKKLHLFRTKVTDDGMQYLTEMKDMEDLKFRQSPVRGEQMEQLKGMTKLKRLDVSETPFVDDGVAVVATFENLELLNLWNTFITDDGLAPVSNLKKLKDLDLQNCALSDAGVKHLEGMTSLTSLSLKENSSISDESIPVLNTLTNLKKLTLNFTQIYDDGVEQLKKANPKLEVSF; this is translated from the coding sequence ATGAGTCGTTTTTGGATTCTCGGTATTGTTCTGCTTGCCCTTCCGTTTTGCGTCGGCTGCCCGACAAGCACTCCTACCGATTCGCCTGAAAGTAAGGCCGCGGCGCCAGAGCCAGACGATCCGGAAGCGGTTGCCGCGCTCGAGAAGCTGGGTGGCAAGCTGACCAAAGATGGCAATGGAAACGTCATCCGCGCTGATTTTTCGGCCGTCGTGCCTGAAGACGTCAGCGAGTTTGAACCGATCTCGAAGCTGAAGCAATTGCAGCTGATCAAGTTCTACGGCGCGGAAATCACCGACCAGGTCACGACCTACATGAAAGACCTAACCGAGCTGCGTGACGTTGATTTCACCAACGGTGTGATCACCGATGCAGGCGTCGAGAATCTGACCAACTCGAAGAATCTTTCCGCGTTCGGTCTTCGCCGGACCAACATCTCGAACAAGTCGCTGGAAATCATCGCCAACAACTTCCCTAAAGCCCGTTACCTCGACTTTCGTTACTGCAACGTCGACGACGAAGGGATGAAGTCGGTTGGCCAGATGAAGAACATGGAAGTGTTGCGAACTGAGGGTGCTTTCATCAGCGACGAAGGAATGGCCCACCTGGCCGACCTGACCAAGATGCGTTTCCTGAACCTGCGTGATAAGAAAATCACCGATAAGGGAATCGCCTATCTATCTGGGATGAAGAACCTGGAGACGCTGGAACTGAACGAAGTCGCTTGTTCCAACGAAGGGCTTTCGCACATCCAAGAGTGCGTCAAGCTGAAGAAGCTGCACTTGTTCCGTACCAAGGTCACCGACGACGGAATGCAGTACCTGACCGAGATGAAGGACATGGAAGACTTGAAGTTCCGCCAGTCGCCGGTTCGTGGCGAGCAGATGGAACAGCTCAAAGGGATGACCAAGCTGAAACGCCTGGACGTGAGCGAAACCCCGTTTGTCGACGATGGCGTGGCCGTGGTCGCGACCTTTGAAAACCTGGAACTGCTCAACCTGTGGAACACGTTCATCACCGACGATGGGCTGGCACCGGTTAGTAATCTCAAGAAGCTGAAAGATTTAGACCTACAAAACTGCGCGTTGAGCGATGCCGGCGTGAAGCACCTGGAAGGGATGACCTCGCTGACCAGCTTGTCGTTGAAAGAGAACAGCTCGATCTCCGACGAGTCGATTCCGGTCCTCAACACGCTCACTAACTTGAAGAAGCTGACGCTGAACTTCACGCAGATTTACGATGACGGTGTCGAGCAGCTCAAAAAAGCCAATCCCAAGCTGGAAGTGAGCTTCTAA
- a CDS encoding Dabb family protein: MENLTQIAHNVYFTLKDKSPEAQQKLVEACQKYLSGHPGCVFFAAGVLTEELDRPVNDRAFQVALHVVFDSLESQNAYQTAERHLQFIAESKENWESVRVFDSTVGS, encoded by the coding sequence ATGGAAAACTTGACGCAAATCGCCCACAACGTTTACTTCACCCTGAAAGACAAATCGCCCGAAGCCCAGCAGAAGTTGGTCGAGGCCTGCCAGAAATACCTTTCCGGGCACCCTGGCTGTGTCTTCTTTGCCGCCGGTGTGCTGACCGAAGAACTCGATCGTCCGGTGAACGACCGTGCGTTTCAAGTCGCCCTGCATGTGGTTTTCGATTCGCTCGAATCTCAGAATGCCTACCAGACGGCCGAGCGTCACCTGCAATTCATTGCCGAGAGCAAAGAAAACTGGGAATCGGTTCGCGTCTTCGATTCCACGGTCGGTAGCTAA
- a CDS encoding FHA domain-containing protein, with protein sequence MSQNFGELLPVGGGDPIPLLKKTLLIGRRETCDVVLRFANVSSNHCQLYIKQGYWFIEDQNSRNGTKVGGKRVRDTDKRVDPGNTIAIAKHEYELHYDPIELGATGPPPAEENVAEEILGKSLLERAGIGTSRRRGEA encoded by the coding sequence ATGTCCCAGAATTTTGGGGAGCTTCTCCCCGTTGGCGGGGGAGACCCGATACCTCTGCTGAAGAAAACCTTATTGATTGGTCGCCGCGAGACCTGCGATGTCGTCCTGCGGTTTGCCAATGTCTCCAGTAATCACTGCCAGCTTTACATTAAGCAGGGATACTGGTTCATCGAAGACCAGAACAGCCGCAACGGCACGAAGGTAGGCGGGAAACGCGTTCGCGATACCGACAAGCGAGTCGATCCCGGCAATACGATCGCGATCGCCAAGCACGAGTACGAGCTGCACTACGATCCGATCGAACTGGGCGCAACCGGCCCACCTCCGGCGGAAGAGAACGTGGCCGAAGAGATCCTCGGCAAGTCTCTGCTCGAACGTGCCGGTATCGGCACCTCGCGTCGCCGCGGAGAAGCCTAA
- a CDS encoding TIGR01212 family radical SAM protein (This family includes YhcC from E. coli K-12, an uncharacterized radical SAM protein.) — protein MSATVENRWHEAGLRYYAYSWYLRQRFGERIQKVSLDAKFTCPNVDGTVAKGGCTFCDNRSFSPSRREPIRDITDQLANGMTRLKRRYKVDKFIAYFQPATNTYAAVDKLRPLYEQSIDHEKVVGLSIGTRPDCVEPDVMDLLEEFAGRTYMTVEYGMQTIHDRSLDWMNRGHHHDATVDAIERSRGRGFQICLHVILGLPHESHADMMATAAEVARLNIDAVKIHNLYCVKNTKMADQVASGEVVLMERQEYISTLVDFLERIPANVLVERTIGDAPPDYFVGPSWCLDKSAVLRAIDDELVKRDTWQGKFCEVETA, from the coding sequence TTGTCTGCGACGGTTGAAAATAGGTGGCACGAGGCAGGGCTTCGTTACTATGCCTACAGTTGGTATCTTCGGCAGCGATTTGGCGAGCGTATTCAGAAGGTAAGCCTCGACGCGAAGTTTACCTGTCCGAATGTCGACGGCACCGTCGCCAAGGGGGGCTGTACGTTCTGCGATAATCGTAGCTTCAGCCCGAGTCGCCGAGAGCCGATCCGCGACATTACCGATCAGTTGGCCAACGGCATGACGCGGCTTAAGCGGCGTTATAAGGTCGACAAGTTCATTGCCTACTTTCAGCCGGCTACCAATACCTATGCCGCTGTCGACAAATTGCGACCGCTTTACGAGCAATCGATCGATCACGAGAAAGTAGTGGGCCTGAGCATCGGGACCCGGCCGGACTGCGTCGAACCTGACGTGATGGACCTGCTGGAAGAGTTCGCCGGGCGAACCTACATGACGGTCGAATATGGCATGCAAACCATACACGATCGTTCGCTCGATTGGATGAATCGGGGACACCACCACGACGCCACGGTCGACGCGATCGAGCGTAGCCGAGGACGCGGTTTCCAGATCTGTTTGCACGTGATTTTAGGCCTGCCGCATGAGTCGCATGCCGACATGATGGCAACCGCTGCGGAAGTCGCTCGGCTGAATATCGACGCCGTGAAGATCCACAATCTGTACTGCGTGAAGAACACCAAGATGGCCGATCAGGTCGCTTCCGGCGAAGTGGTCCTCATGGAACGGCAGGAATACATCAGCACGCTGGTCGATTTCCTGGAACGCATCCCGGCCAATGTGCTGGTCGAGCGAACCATCGGCGATGCTCCGCCTGACTATTTTGTGGGGCCAAGCTGGTGTCTGGATAAGTCGGCCGTGCTACGGGCAATCGACGACGAGCTCGTCAAACGCGATACGTGGCAAGGGAAGTTCTGCGAAGTGGAAACCGCGTAG
- a CDS encoding NIPSNAP family protein, with amino-acid sequence MRAIQLSYGLAGLLLSIAFISSADAQDRVYELRTYTTNEGKLENLHARFRDHTVGLFEKQGMQNHAYWVPNEGESADNTLVYIISHESTDAAKKSWKAFIEDPKWKEVAAESEKDGKILAKRPDSVYMEATDFSPQNFESAEQPRLFELRTYTTAEGRLPALLQRFRDGELALFEKQGMTNVAYFTPVEMPNTLIYVVAHKDAAAMKKAWDGFRNDQEWQQLWEKSTKDGKIVIKVDRQILRPVDYSPMK; translated from the coding sequence ATGCGCGCGATCCAACTCTCCTATGGGCTAGCTGGCCTGTTGCTTTCTATCGCTTTTATTTCTTCGGCAGACGCTCAAGACCGGGTGTACGAGCTTCGCACCTACACCACCAACGAAGGCAAGCTTGAGAACCTGCATGCTCGGTTCCGCGATCACACGGTGGGGCTATTCGAGAAACAAGGCATGCAGAACCACGCGTACTGGGTGCCCAACGAGGGCGAAAGTGCCGATAACACGCTGGTTTACATCATTTCTCACGAAAGTACCGACGCGGCCAAGAAGAGTTGGAAGGCTTTCATAGAAGACCCAAAGTGGAAAGAGGTAGCCGCCGAATCAGAAAAGGATGGCAAAATCCTGGCGAAACGCCCCGATTCGGTCTATATGGAAGCAACGGACTTCTCGCCGCAAAATTTTGAGTCGGCCGAACAACCACGGCTGTTCGAGTTGCGTACTTACACCACGGCGGAAGGTCGCTTGCCGGCTTTGCTTCAGCGGTTTCGCGATGGCGAGCTTGCGTTGTTTGAAAAGCAGGGGATGACCAACGTCGCTTATTTCACCCCCGTCGAAATGCCGAATACATTGATTTATGTCGTCGCCCACAAGGATGCCGCCGCCATGAAGAAAGCCTGGGACGGTTTTCGCAATGACCAAGAGTGGCAACAATTATGGGAGAAGTCGACCAAGGATGGAAAGATCGTGATTAAGGTCGATCGCCAGATTTTGCGTCCCGTGGATTACTCGCCTATGAAATAA
- a CDS encoding M48 family metallopeptidase produces the protein MSEIVVPFPPSQQPTDHPGATQHRGDPLSEATSTETWKSTPQRSLRLPTQRAEHFEKWSPLKVPAFPEDGLRILKAFGPPVEKTKPTWTYKLGVAIVALVMITLPLIYFTFVGSICYATYWYFTQAQYWLFPGMVGPLPYFVGSAIGTISSVVVFFLLKPVLARPAHVARTRSITSQSDPMLFAFVSRVCDVVGSPFPSRIDVTYDVNASASFRSGLGSILHGNDLVLTIGVPLVGSLTMRQFAGVLAHEFGHFSQGTGMRLTYVIRSISEWFARVVFQRDEWDKCLDMLCGPEFLPLTVITWPARSCVWLSRQLLRMLMNVGLLVGGFLLREMEYDADRYEARVAGSNEFAETSWRIQLASYAWLHAQSQISQLAERDILIDDVALLVRHHIASMSDAIKEQIHRDIKSGKSGLFDSHPCEAARFQNAQRENAPGIFTLEDEAKNLFADFESMAKSVTWDLYCQYLRRSVKRKTLQDTQTVLMRYRIGVGTVRPWNEPDYY, from the coding sequence TTGTCAGAAATTGTTGTCCCTTTTCCTCCTTCGCAGCAACCGACCGATCATCCGGGGGCCACGCAGCACCGGGGAGATCCGCTGAGCGAGGCGACATCGACCGAGACGTGGAAATCAACTCCGCAGCGGTCGTTACGTCTTCCTACGCAGCGAGCCGAGCATTTCGAAAAGTGGTCGCCGCTCAAGGTTCCAGCCTTCCCGGAAGATGGCCTGCGAATCCTCAAGGCCTTTGGCCCACCGGTCGAGAAAACCAAGCCCACTTGGACCTACAAACTGGGCGTGGCCATTGTGGCGTTAGTGATGATCACCCTGCCGCTGATCTATTTCACGTTTGTCGGCAGTATCTGTTATGCGACCTATTGGTATTTTACCCAAGCGCAGTATTGGCTGTTCCCGGGAATGGTGGGGCCCCTGCCTTACTTTGTGGGCTCGGCGATCGGCACGATTAGCAGCGTTGTCGTTTTCTTTCTGTTGAAGCCTGTTCTCGCGCGCCCCGCGCATGTGGCCCGCACACGAAGTATCACTTCGCAAAGCGATCCGATGCTTTTCGCGTTTGTGTCTCGGGTGTGCGATGTGGTTGGCTCACCGTTTCCCTCGCGAATCGATGTCACGTACGACGTCAACGCTTCGGCCAGTTTTCGGTCGGGCCTGGGCAGCATCCTTCACGGAAATGACCTGGTCCTGACCATCGGTGTTCCCTTGGTGGGCTCGTTGACAATGCGGCAGTTCGCTGGCGTGCTTGCTCACGAGTTCGGTCACTTCAGTCAGGGGACCGGCATGCGGCTGACCTACGTTATTCGTTCGATCAGCGAATGGTTCGCGCGAGTGGTCTTTCAACGCGACGAGTGGGATAAGTGCCTGGACATGCTGTGCGGTCCTGAATTTTTGCCGTTAACGGTCATCACCTGGCCCGCCCGGTCGTGCGTGTGGCTGTCGCGGCAGTTGTTGCGGATGCTGATGAATGTAGGCCTGTTGGTGGGTGGATTCCTTCTGCGAGAAATGGAATACGACGCCGACCGGTACGAAGCCCGCGTCGCCGGCAGCAACGAGTTTGCCGAAACCAGCTGGCGAATTCAGTTGGCCAGTTACGCCTGGCTGCACGCTCAATCGCAGATTTCCCAATTGGCCGAGCGAGACATTCTGATCGACGACGTGGCCCTGTTGGTGCGGCATCATATCGCCAGCATGTCTGACGCGATCAAAGAGCAAATCCACCGCGACATCAAGTCCGGCAAGAGTGGGCTGTTCGATTCCCACCCCTGCGAAGCGGCTCGCTTTCAAAACGCCCAACGCGAGAACGCTCCTGGTATTTTCACGTTAGAGGATGAAGCGAAAAATCTATTCGCCGACTTCGAATCGATGGCCAAAAGTGTCACGTGGGATCTGTACTGTCAGTATCTTCGCCGCAGCGTGAAACGGAAGACTTTGCAAGACACACAGACCGTGCTGATGCGGTATCGAATCGGCGTGGGTACGGTCCGCCCGTGGAATGAACCCGACTACTATTAG
- a CDS encoding ATP-dependent zinc protease family protein — MSSKAQPVKLPIIGWREWVQLPQLGIAKVKAKIDTGARSSSLHAYDLKYEERDGIQWVRFKVHPRQRSSADQVVAESPVLEFRKVRSSNGHVTKRPVILTMVELLGELCEIEITLANRDSMGFRMLLGREAIRGRLLVDSGASYLSGIPKRLKGKRIASPTVANRTSLKTEQDAT, encoded by the coding sequence ATGTCCTCCAAAGCACAACCAGTCAAGCTGCCGATCATTGGGTGGCGCGAGTGGGTCCAACTTCCCCAACTCGGGATCGCCAAGGTCAAAGCGAAAATTGACACCGGTGCCAGGTCTTCGTCGCTGCATGCCTACGATCTGAAATACGAAGAACGCGACGGAATACAGTGGGTTCGCTTTAAAGTGCACCCACGTCAACGAAGTTCGGCCGATCAGGTTGTGGCCGAAAGCCCGGTGCTTGAGTTTCGCAAAGTTCGCAGCTCGAACGGACACGTCACCAAAAGGCCGGTCATTCTGACGATGGTCGAACTTCTTGGGGAATTATGCGAAATCGAAATCACCCTGGCCAATCGCGATTCGATGGGCTTTCGCATGCTACTGGGCCGCGAAGCCATCCGAGGACGGTTGCTGGTCGATTCGGGCGCATCCTATTTATCGGGAATTCCGAAGAGGCTCAAAGGGAAGCGAATTGCTAGTCCCACCGTCGCCAATCGCACTTCTCTGAAAACCGAACAAGATGCCACCTAG